One Catalinimonas alkaloidigena DNA window includes the following coding sequences:
- a CDS encoding cation-translocating P-type ATPase: MSADTLTPADPSVAEAYRLPVDQIAQRLETDPEKGLTAEVARQRLEQYGPNELEHEPPVPGWKRFLAQFNDVLVILLLIATAISVAVWLYEGEEALPYEALVIFSIVLLNGILGYVQEARAEEAVSALQAMSAAEAQVIRDGKRQSVKSTELVPGDVLLLEEGDTIGADGRLVQATGLQTAEAPLTGESVPVSKTADPIEAEAGVGDQTNMAFSGTAVTYGRGKALVTATGMKTEMGKIAGMLQRAEANDTPLQKELDKTGKRLGLIVIVIAVIMVGTILLVEGATDFSAVMEVLILGVALAVAAVPEGLPAIVTAVLAIGVRRMADRNAIVRKLPAVETLGSATVIASDKTGTLTKNEMTVRAVITASGRTNLTGTGYQPEGAVEHQTDRDESALTAETERILRAADLANNAVLQEKDGQWIIQGDPTEGALLVAARKAGMKPDELESRFRRVGEVPFSSERKLMSTVHTDAEKKEERNIVFTKGAPDVLLERCTHELVGEEARALTDERRMEIKQANEQLAEEALRTLGVAFRSVAPDTQGDKVDDAVEQELVFLGLVGMIDPPRPEAKEAVTKAHKAGIRTMMITGDHPKTAAAIAKELGMVEEEKAVVGGELQKMDEATLERTVQEVSVYARVNPEHKLKIVEALKRNGQVVAMTGDGVNDAPALKTADIGVAMGITGTDVSKEAADMVLTDDNFASIVAAVEEGRSIFANIQKFLRYLLSSNIGEVLTMFLGVVLEGVIGLTSEEGLVVLPLLATQILWINLMTDGAPALALGLDPDDPEVMNRPPRDPNEGVITGSMWRGIVLVGVVMAVGTLLVLDASLPGGLIEGDGKLAYGRTMAFTTLVMFQLFNTFNARSDTQTAFHRPFQNPWLLGAIGLSLVLHVLVIYLPWLQTAFETVPLSLGDWLECVLVGASVVVVREVSKLMGW, translated from the coding sequence ATGTCTGCAGACACCCTTACCCCCGCCGACCCTTCCGTGGCCGAGGCCTATCGATTGCCGGTCGATCAGATCGCCCAACGCTTGGAAACCGATCCTGAAAAAGGCCTTACGGCCGAAGTTGCCCGGCAGCGGCTGGAACAATACGGTCCCAACGAACTGGAACACGAACCGCCCGTGCCGGGCTGGAAGCGCTTTCTGGCGCAGTTCAACGACGTGCTGGTCATTCTGTTGCTGATCGCGACGGCCATTTCGGTGGCGGTCTGGCTGTACGAAGGCGAAGAGGCGTTGCCCTACGAGGCCCTTGTCATTTTCTCCATCGTGCTGCTCAACGGCATTCTGGGCTACGTGCAGGAAGCGCGCGCCGAAGAGGCTGTGAGTGCCCTGCAGGCCATGTCGGCGGCCGAGGCGCAGGTGATTCGCGACGGCAAACGGCAGTCGGTTAAGTCGACGGAGTTGGTGCCCGGCGACGTGCTTCTGCTCGAAGAAGGTGATACGATAGGGGCCGACGGTCGGCTGGTGCAGGCGACGGGGCTGCAAACGGCCGAAGCGCCACTGACCGGCGAAAGCGTCCCGGTATCGAAAACCGCCGACCCCATCGAAGCGGAAGCGGGCGTGGGCGATCAGACCAACATGGCATTCAGCGGTACGGCCGTGACCTACGGGCGCGGCAAGGCCTTGGTGACAGCCACCGGCATGAAGACCGAGATGGGAAAAATTGCCGGGATGCTGCAACGCGCCGAAGCCAACGATACTCCCCTCCAGAAAGAACTGGACAAAACTGGCAAGCGGCTGGGCCTGATCGTTATCGTCATTGCGGTCATCATGGTCGGCACCATTCTGCTGGTCGAAGGAGCCACCGACTTTTCGGCGGTGATGGAAGTGCTGATCCTCGGCGTGGCGCTCGCTGTGGCGGCTGTGCCCGAAGGCCTGCCCGCCATCGTCACGGCTGTGCTGGCGATTGGCGTACGACGCATGGCTGATCGGAACGCCATCGTCCGGAAATTGCCGGCTGTGGAGACGCTCGGCTCGGCCACCGTGATCGCCTCCGACAAAACCGGAACGCTTACCAAAAACGAAATGACCGTCCGGGCCGTGATTACCGCCAGCGGCCGCACCAACCTGACGGGCACCGGCTATCAGCCCGAAGGCGCGGTAGAGCACCAAACCGACCGGGACGAAAGCGCCCTCACGGCCGAAACGGAACGCATTCTGCGGGCCGCCGATCTGGCCAATAATGCTGTATTGCAGGAGAAAGACGGGCAGTGGATCATCCAGGGAGACCCGACCGAAGGGGCACTGCTGGTGGCAGCACGCAAAGCGGGTATGAAGCCGGACGAACTGGAAAGCCGTTTCCGGCGGGTGGGGGAGGTGCCATTCTCGTCGGAGCGGAAGCTGATGAGCACCGTGCATACCGACGCCGAGAAAAAAGAAGAACGCAACATCGTGTTCACCAAAGGTGCGCCCGACGTGCTACTGGAACGCTGCACACACGAGCTGGTGGGCGAGGAAGCACGAGCGCTCACCGACGAGCGCCGGATGGAAATCAAACAGGCAAATGAACAACTGGCCGAAGAAGCACTGCGGACCCTCGGGGTAGCGTTTCGCTCGGTTGCTCCCGATACTCAGGGCGATAAAGTAGACGATGCGGTTGAGCAGGAGCTGGTCTTTCTGGGACTGGTCGGTATGATCGACCCGCCCCGCCCCGAAGCAAAAGAAGCGGTGACCAAGGCACACAAGGCTGGCATCCGCACGATGATGATTACCGGCGACCACCCGAAAACCGCGGCGGCCATTGCCAAAGAGCTGGGCATGGTCGAGGAAGAAAAGGCCGTAGTGGGGGGCGAGTTGCAAAAGATGGACGAGGCGACGCTGGAGCGGACGGTCCAAGAGGTGTCGGTGTACGCACGCGTCAACCCCGAACATAAACTCAAAATTGTCGAAGCGCTGAAGCGCAACGGGCAGGTTGTGGCCATGACCGGCGACGGCGTAAACGATGCCCCGGCGCTGAAAACGGCCGATATCGGCGTGGCGATGGGCATCACGGGCACCGACGTCTCAAAAGAAGCCGCCGACATGGTGCTGACCGATGACAATTTCGCGTCGATTGTGGCGGCGGTAGAGGAGGGGCGCTCCATTTTTGCCAACATCCAGAAGTTTCTGCGGTACCTGCTGTCGTCCAACATCGGCGAGGTGCTGACCATGTTTCTGGGCGTGGTGCTGGAGGGCGTCATCGGCCTGACAAGCGAAGAAGGATTGGTGGTATTGCCCCTGCTAGCTACTCAAATTCTCTGGATCAACCTGATGACCGACGGCGCACCCGCGCTGGCGCTGGGCCTGGACCCGGACGATCCGGAGGTGATGAACCGCCCTCCGCGCGACCCGAACGAAGGCGTCATTACCGGAAGCATGTGGCGCGGCATTGTGCTGGTCGGAGTCGTGATGGCGGTCGGCACCCTCCTGGTGCTGGATGCCTCGTTGCCCGGCGGACTGATCGAGGGGGATGGCAAGCTGGCGTACGGACGCACCATGGCCTTTACTACCCTGGTGATGTTCCAGTTGTTCAACACGTTCAATGCCCGCTCCGACACCCAGACGGCCTTTCACCGGCCTTTTCAGAATCCGTGGTTGCTGGGGGCCATTGGCCTCTCGCTGGTCCTGCACGTGTTGGTGATTTACCTGCCCTGGTTGCAAACGGCCTTCGAAACGGTGCCGCTGTCACTCGGCGATTGGCTGGAGTGCGTCCTGGTCGGCGCCTCGGTTGTGGTCGTACGCGAGGTTAGCAAACTGATGGGGTGGTGA
- a CDS encoding YfiR family protein — protein MFRSKKLLLSLVLMLGGGLGKAGLLRAQASEDKVKAVFIYSFVKYVEWNHPGSIITIGVYGNDDVLSILQNDLPGKKLQGKSIEARRIQSASEAQECQVVYLPKTNSAHLSEVVAATRRKESLVVTEEDLAAQGAGISFVKHDSKLGFVINKKVLELNQLKVVPTLYNVGKVL, from the coding sequence ATGTTTAGATCGAAAAAGTTACTTCTTTCGCTGGTGCTGATGCTGGGTGGAGGGCTGGGAAAGGCCGGATTGCTGCGAGCACAAGCTTCAGAAGACAAGGTAAAGGCGGTATTCATTTACAGCTTCGTCAAGTACGTGGAGTGGAATCATCCGGGCAGCATCATTACCATTGGGGTGTACGGCAACGACGACGTGCTGTCGATTCTTCAAAACGACCTGCCCGGCAAAAAACTGCAAGGCAAGAGTATTGAGGCGCGGCGCATCCAGAGTGCGTCAGAGGCACAGGAGTGTCAGGTTGTCTATCTGCCGAAGACCAACTCGGCGCACCTCTCCGAAGTGGTAGCGGCGACGCGTCGTAAAGAGTCGCTCGTGGTCACCGAAGAGGACCTGGCTGCCCAGGGAGCCGGGATCAGTTTTGTAAAACACGACTCCAAACTGGGCTTTGTCATTAACAAAAAGGTATTGGAGTTGAATCAGCTCAAAGTCGTGCCTACGCTCTACAACGTAGGCAAGGTGCTCTGA
- a CDS encoding TonB-dependent receptor plug domain-containing protein, with amino-acid sequence MKKRNTLLTIVGLGALVLNATPGYGQEQNNADLFEMSLEELMNVEIVSASKKSENVFNAPVSSYSITREEIARSGASSIPEALRLCPGVIVRETSNGNYDVHLRGLDNTAQYTRTLEQQNRLTLVMIDNRPVFNYDQGGTFWESLPIDLIDIERIEVVRGAVAPLFGPNAVTGVINIITRTPDQKGPHAVANAQIAPGQTQVANLAVGYGLNEKLHVTLSGNYQKRDRFDDLYYFYQSDTFSSDLSEVPDAALFYPDPSLAQNKYGINAFVNYEANDQVSLDLSAGLQDAESQKVYVSSLTPLGTNGISSKYLNLASRVYGVGTRVSYNTGYSFVDHEGGIEYNFRTADAVVDYRWQLSDRLSVRPEFNYQHIEYDQLNTTSQINTYAGSVQVDYQLLDNWRLMGAGRVDKFDILKDAYFSYQLLSTYKLSEKSLLRFGQSRSTSGAFWTPTSINYSITNDMAFNGPGSGPFYTYNLSGNRNLKLASVTLTELGFRTHLSRNLSLDVDAFRQKLRDMNMFVMTEMTYQPTGYPAPYPAYVPERIQFSFENLPLTATQLGLTVSANYIASAKFQFKPFVTIQRTQVIDIPRGANTLPVDSASNPYNIYNGFDDEHKSTPAVFGGLYANFSPSQKWNINLNGYFFSAHTQFHQYDLERESTVGAISGKVLINSKVAYQVIEPLQVYLNVRNLTGSTSREYYGSDRTSRSVMFGASYNF; translated from the coding sequence ATGAAAAAACGAAATACATTACTTACGATAGTCGGCCTGGGGGCCTTAGTGCTGAACGCAACTCCCGGCTACGGGCAGGAGCAGAACAATGCAGATTTGTTCGAGATGTCGTTGGAAGAATTGATGAACGTGGAGATTGTCTCGGCCAGTAAAAAATCAGAAAACGTATTCAATGCTCCAGTGTCGAGCTACTCCATTACGCGGGAAGAAATAGCCCGTTCGGGAGCAAGCTCCATTCCGGAAGCGCTGCGGCTCTGTCCGGGCGTTATTGTGCGGGAAACGTCCAACGGAAACTACGACGTGCATTTGCGCGGACTGGATAACACCGCGCAGTATACGCGGACGTTGGAACAACAAAACCGGTTGACGCTGGTCATGATCGACAACCGTCCGGTTTTCAACTACGATCAGGGAGGGACTTTCTGGGAATCGTTACCGATCGACCTGATCGACATCGAACGTATCGAAGTAGTGCGCGGCGCAGTCGCTCCGCTTTTTGGGCCGAATGCCGTCACGGGGGTGATTAACATCATTACGCGCACGCCGGATCAGAAAGGGCCTCATGCCGTCGCGAACGCACAGATTGCGCCGGGTCAAACCCAGGTGGCGAACCTGGCCGTAGGCTACGGACTCAACGAAAAGCTACACGTTACGCTCTCGGGCAACTACCAGAAGCGCGATCGGTTCGACGACCTGTATTACTTCTACCAGAGCGATACGTTCTCGTCCGATCTGAGCGAAGTACCCGATGCGGCCCTGTTTTACCCGGACCCGTCGCTGGCGCAGAACAAGTACGGAATCAACGCATTCGTCAATTATGAAGCCAACGACCAGGTGAGTCTCGACCTCTCGGCAGGGCTCCAGGACGCTGAATCGCAGAAAGTATACGTGAGTAGCCTGACGCCACTGGGCACCAACGGCATCTCCAGTAAGTACCTGAACCTAGCCAGCCGCGTGTACGGAGTGGGTACGCGTGTCTCGTACAATACGGGTTACAGCTTCGTAGATCACGAAGGCGGGATCGAATACAACTTCCGAACGGCCGATGCGGTGGTCGACTACCGCTGGCAACTGAGCGATCGCCTGAGTGTGCGTCCGGAGTTCAACTACCAGCACATTGAGTACGATCAGTTGAACACCACGTCCCAGATAAACACGTATGCCGGTTCGGTGCAGGTCGATTACCAACTGCTGGACAACTGGCGGCTGATGGGGGCTGGGCGGGTCGACAAATTCGACATCCTGAAGGACGCGTATTTTTCGTACCAGTTGCTTTCTACCTACAAGCTCAGCGAAAAGTCTCTGCTGCGTTTCGGGCAGTCGCGCTCGACGAGCGGTGCGTTTTGGACGCCTACGTCGATCAACTATTCCATTACGAACGACATGGCGTTCAACGGTCCAGGCAGCGGCCCGTTCTACACGTACAACCTGAGCGGCAACCGGAACCTGAAACTGGCCTCTGTTACGCTGACCGAACTCGGTTTTCGGACCCACCTTTCCCGCAACCTTTCGCTGGACGTGGATGCGTTCCGGCAGAAACTGCGCGACATGAACATGTTCGTAATGACGGAGATGACCTACCAGCCGACGGGGTATCCGGCGCCTTACCCGGCCTACGTACCCGAGCGGATTCAATTTAGCTTCGAGAATCTGCCCCTCACGGCGACGCAGCTGGGCCTGACCGTGTCGGCCAATTACATCGCCAGTGCCAAGTTCCAGTTCAAACCGTTTGTCACCATTCAGCGGACCCAGGTGATCGATATCCCGCGCGGTGCCAATACCCTGCCTGTCGATTCGGCGTCCAATCCGTACAACATTTACAATGGCTTCGACGACGAACACAAAAGCACGCCGGCCGTTTTCGGTGGCTTGTACGCCAACTTTAGCCCCTCGCAGAAGTGGAACATCAACCTGAACGGTTATTTCTTCAGTGCCCATACGCAGTTCCACCAGTACGATCTGGAACGCGAATCGACCGTAGGGGCAATCAGCGGCAAGGTGCTGATCAACAGCAAGGTGGCCTATCAGGTGATCGAACCGTTGCAAGTGTACCTGAACGTGCGCAACCTGACGGGGAGCACCAGCCGCGAGTACTACGGTTCCGACCGCACCAGCCGTTCGGTAATGTTCGGTGCCAGCTATAATTTCTAG
- a CDS encoding YybH family protein, which produces MRVKHLVFMLGLLWVSQACQPQPETDVQAVADTLARRAAEFSRAYERGDLDAMLAVYTNDAVIFPHNMEAIRGKEALGKYWRLPDGRQITHHQSTSEGVEVQGNLASDHGHYEISGRNGAQEWGPVHGKYVIVWRREADGQWRMHLDMWNGRPFPGD; this is translated from the coding sequence ATGCGAGTCAAACATCTAGTGTTCATGCTGGGGCTGCTGTGGGTGAGCCAGGCCTGCCAGCCCCAACCCGAGACCGACGTGCAGGCCGTGGCCGATACGTTGGCGAGGCGTGCCGCCGAATTTTCGCGCGCCTACGAACGAGGCGATCTCGACGCCATGCTGGCCGTCTATACCAACGATGCGGTGATCTTTCCGCACAACATGGAGGCAATTCGTGGCAAAGAAGCCCTTGGAAAGTACTGGAGGTTGCCCGACGGGCGGCAGATCACCCACCACCAGAGTACGTCCGAAGGCGTGGAAGTGCAGGGCAACCTGGCCTCCGACCACGGTCACTACGAAATCAGCGGCCGGAACGGCGCGCAGGAGTGGGGACCGGTGCACGGCAAGTACGTGATCGTCTGGCGGCGCGAAGCCGATGGACAATGGCGCATGCACCTCGACATGTGGAACGGACGTCCCTTCCCCGGCGATTGA
- a CDS encoding SusC/RagA family TonB-linked outer membrane protein codes for MTAAHTPQPGLWGRKVLSFSGSRIALGLLCFLMLAGSSLPGWAQSLTVKGKVTDSGEGIPGVNISIRGTSTGTVTDVQGDYSLQVPSGDAVLVFSSIGYESQEIPVNGRATINVDMAVDVQQLNEVVVVGYGTQKKSDLTGAITSIETKQITERGATSPVESIQGQLPGVNISASSGQAGSGYTFQIRGVNSLAGGNPLFVVDGSIVPDINFLNPQDIARIDVLKDASSTAIYGSRGSNGVVIITTKSGNAGGNPGATISYDGYVGVREAARLPEFMDGQEWWEYRQNAYIASPLISGKPYDNTVGGIADSDVLRQRIAANQTTDWPGYFLQTGLQMNHWLSVSGNSSNGMSYTLGGGYQKEKGNIINEEYDRYNFKAAVDHKISDQWSAGANVNLSISTHEIGSENAILNAFRMSPLVTPYDSLGNLLYQPGKYAGISFTSSVNPLWEMMDSRNNTRTFTGVGNLYLQYAPVSWLRLRSTFAPNLRNERVGIYYGPNTERNKQGNPSGSMERNEYFSYNWDNVVTVDQNYNGHNFTFTGLYSLYYNQLEGSYLDVINLPFNSLYYNLGTAATDKNNIQEISTNYSKVSLISYMGRLNYNWRDRYFVTVASRWDGSSKLAQGYKWGAFPSAALAWRISEESFMQNITPISNLKLRLSYGFTGNNNVDPYITQVYANTQRYYDYGGSVAGGLAPSGVVNPLLTWEKTREVNVGMDYDLLQGRISGTVDVYNKLSSDLLIERNLPIESGWTSLFDNVGSVRNKGVEIALRTVNIRTDAFSWTTSFNFTRNKNEIVELINGKEDMVGNQWFIGQPIDVNYTYVFDGIWQESDRELARRYNALPGQPRIKDINSDSAITSADRTIIGSPFPKWQGGFNTQVTYKGFDLSLSLFAVQGKQVFSPFHDEFLNFTDRGRAKLDVDYYMSPNDVTPTRVSNEYPMPNNVGSYWRGESGVGAYKDASYVKVKNIVLGYNVPSPVLERFKLKSLRLYANVLNPFVFTKYDGFDPEWAEANLGRSGISTVTYQFGINLKL; via the coding sequence ATGACAGCAGCTCATACCCCTCAGCCGGGGCTATGGGGCAGGAAGGTTTTGTCCTTCTCTGGCTCACGCATTGCCCTTGGCCTGCTTTGTTTTCTGATGCTCGCGGGAAGCTCTCTCCCCGGCTGGGCGCAGAGCCTCACCGTAAAAGGAAAAGTCACCGACAGCGGTGAGGGCATTCCCGGCGTCAACATCTCCATTCGCGGGACGTCTACCGGCACCGTGACCGACGTCCAGGGCGACTATTCGCTTCAGGTGCCTTCGGGCGATGCCGTGCTCGTTTTTAGTTCGATCGGCTACGAGTCGCAGGAAATTCCGGTAAACGGGCGCGCCACCATCAACGTCGACATGGCGGTGGATGTGCAACAGCTCAACGAAGTGGTCGTGGTCGGCTACGGTACGCAAAAGAAATCGGACCTGACGGGGGCCATCACCTCCATCGAAACCAAGCAGATTACAGAACGGGGCGCAACCAGCCCGGTCGAATCGATTCAGGGCCAGTTGCCCGGCGTCAACATCTCGGCCAGTTCGGGGCAGGCCGGTTCCGGTTACACGTTCCAGATCCGGGGGGTGAACTCACTGGCGGGGGGCAATCCGCTCTTCGTGGTGGATGGCTCGATTGTGCCGGACATCAACTTCCTTAACCCGCAAGACATCGCCCGCATCGACGTGTTGAAAGATGCCTCGTCGACGGCCATTTACGGTTCGCGCGGCTCGAACGGGGTCGTCATCATCACGACCAAATCGGGGAATGCGGGCGGCAATCCCGGCGCGACCATTTCGTACGACGGCTACGTGGGCGTTCGCGAAGCGGCCCGGCTGCCGGAGTTTATGGACGGGCAGGAATGGTGGGAGTACCGCCAGAATGCCTACATCGCCAGCCCGCTGATCAGCGGCAAACCGTACGACAACACCGTCGGGGGCATTGCCGACAGCGACGTGCTGCGCCAGCGGATTGCGGCCAACCAAACGACCGACTGGCCCGGCTACTTCCTACAAACGGGCCTTCAGATGAACCACTGGCTGAGCGTATCGGGCAACAGCAGCAACGGCATGAGCTACACGCTGGGCGGCGGTTACCAAAAGGAGAAGGGCAACATCATCAACGAAGAATACGACCGTTACAACTTCAAAGCGGCGGTAGATCACAAGATTTCGGACCAATGGTCGGCCGGAGCGAACGTGAACCTGTCGATCTCCACGCACGAAATCGGCAGCGAAAACGCCATCCTGAATGCCTTCCGCATGTCGCCGCTCGTCACACCCTACGACAGCCTCGGCAACCTGCTGTACCAGCCCGGCAAGTACGCGGGCATTTCGTTCACCAGCTCGGTGAACCCCCTCTGGGAAATGATGGATTCGCGGAACAACACGCGGACCTTTACGGGTGTGGGTAACCTCTACCTCCAGTACGCGCCCGTGTCGTGGCTACGGCTCCGCAGCACGTTCGCGCCCAACCTGCGCAACGAGCGCGTGGGCATTTACTACGGTCCCAATACGGAGCGCAACAAGCAGGGCAACCCGTCGGGCTCCATGGAGCGCAACGAGTATTTCTCGTACAACTGGGATAACGTCGTGACGGTAGACCAGAACTACAACGGGCACAACTTCACGTTCACGGGTCTGTACAGCCTCTATTACAACCAACTGGAGGGCAGCTACCTCGACGTGATCAACCTGCCGTTCAACTCGCTCTACTACAACCTGGGGACGGCCGCCACCGACAAAAACAACATCCAGGAGATCAGCACCAACTACAGCAAGGTGTCGCTCATTTCGTACATGGGTCGCCTGAACTATAACTGGCGCGACCGGTACTTCGTGACGGTGGCTTCGCGCTGGGACGGCTCGTCTAAACTGGCCCAAGGTTACAAGTGGGGGGCGTTTCCGTCGGCGGCACTGGCCTGGCGGATTTCGGAAGAGTCGTTCATGCAGAACATCACGCCCATTTCGAACCTGAAGCTGCGCCTGAGCTACGGCTTCACGGGGAACAACAACGTGGACCCTTACATCACGCAGGTGTACGCCAACACCCAGCGCTATTATGACTACGGCGGCTCCGTGGCGGGCGGTCTGGCACCGAGCGGGGTGGTCAACCCGCTGCTGACCTGGGAGAAAACCCGCGAGGTAAACGTAGGGATGGACTACGACCTGTTGCAGGGACGCATTTCGGGTACGGTCGACGTCTACAACAAACTGTCGAGCGATCTGCTGATCGAACGCAACCTGCCGATCGAGTCGGGCTGGACGTCGCTGTTTGACAACGTAGGGTCGGTCCGCAACAAAGGGGTGGAAATTGCCCTGCGCACCGTCAACATCCGCACCGACGCGTTTTCGTGGACCACGTCGTTCAACTTCACCCGCAACAAGAACGAGATTGTGGAGCTGATCAACGGCAAGGAAGACATGGTCGGGAACCAGTGGTTTATCGGGCAGCCCATCGACGTGAACTATACGTACGTGTTCGACGGCATCTGGCAGGAAAGCGACCGCGAGCTGGCACGCCGCTACAACGCCTTGCCCGGACAGCCGCGCATCAAGGACATCAACAGCGACAGCGCCATTACGTCGGCCGACCGCACCATCATCGGTTCGCCGTTCCCGAAATGGCAGGGTGGTTTCAACACCCAGGTGACCTACAAAGGATTTGACCTTTCGCTTTCGCTGTTTGCCGTCCAGGGCAAGCAGGTGTTCAGCCCCTTCCACGACGAGTTCCTGAACTTCACCGACCGGGGCCGCGCCAAACTGGACGTGGACTACTACATGAGCCCGAACGACGTGACGCCCACCCGCGTCTCGAACGAGTACCCCATGCCGAACAACGTCGGTTCGTACTGGCGCGGCGAGTCGGGCGTAGGGGCGTACAAAGATGCCTCGTACGTCAAGGTCAAAAACATCGTGCTGGGCTACAATGTGCCGTCGCCGGTGCTGGAGCGGTTCAAACTGAAGAGCTTGCGCCTGTACGCCAACGTGCTGAACCCCTTCGTCTTCACCAAATACGACGGGTTCGATCCGGAGTGGGCCGAGGCTAATCTGGGCCGTAGCGGCATCAGCACCGTGACGTATCAGTTCGGCATCAATCTCAAACTCTAA
- a CDS encoding RagB/SusD family nutrient uptake outer membrane protein: MKKSFLYAALAGAFLSLGSCQDYIQEENLGNVLIDEYYQTQDGYLSLINSAYSTLRDVYGNEPWVFCAGTDMYVEGRSDQPPGISEYLTLTASNGEVTTFYTNVYQAIQTCNIAIHTNGQTAATDNLPVLLGEMKFLRAYYYFLLVQQFGGVPLVTDVYAYAENGTSFTRNSAEEVYTFILNEMNEAMNLVPESQAFGKVNKRVIRHYLAKVHLTRGYETFAAADDFTKAAQYADEAIAGQALTLSFRDLFFPGNEVNEEVLFSVQYDIASIQDPLDDGNMQNYYFGPYLGGEGQQNGYPYRSYMLVPTMYTFDLFTENDSRFDNSFMVYFYDRYYDYYDRNESLGDLNIRYYYVPKWELDDTTAWRAADLEHRANTELRPYSAAWEASNSTVLDAATPIVSKFDDPTARFSGSGSSTRDIYLARLAETYLIAAEAYFKTGNLGTAAERINEVRRRAAKPGTESEMMITAADVDIDFILDERGRELLGEYHRWNDLKRTGTLVERTELYNRDIRAIVNSGLDPFRGTNGALKILRPIPQNAIDLNDADVSQNPGY; this comes from the coding sequence ATGAAAAAGTCATTTTTATATGCAGCACTGGCCGGGGCGTTTTTGTCCCTGGGCAGTTGCCAGGATTACATCCAGGAAGAAAATCTCGGCAACGTACTGATCGACGAGTATTACCAAACCCAGGATGGCTACCTTTCGCTGATCAACTCGGCTTACTCGACGCTCCGCGACGTGTACGGCAACGAGCCGTGGGTCTTTTGTGCCGGTACCGATATGTACGTGGAAGGGCGCAGCGACCAGCCGCCGGGCATCAGCGAGTACCTGACCCTGACGGCCAGCAACGGCGAAGTCACCACGTTCTACACCAATGTCTATCAGGCCATTCAGACCTGCAACATTGCCATCCACACCAACGGGCAAACGGCCGCGACCGACAACCTGCCGGTGTTGCTGGGGGAGATGAAGTTTCTGCGGGCGTACTATTATTTCCTGCTGGTGCAGCAGTTTGGGGGTGTGCCGCTTGTAACCGACGTCTATGCCTATGCGGAGAACGGCACGTCGTTCACCCGCAACTCGGCCGAAGAGGTCTACACGTTCATTCTGAACGAAATGAACGAAGCCATGAACCTGGTGCCCGAGTCGCAGGCCTTCGGTAAGGTGAACAAACGAGTGATTCGTCATTACCTCGCCAAGGTGCACCTGACGCGCGGTTACGAAACCTTCGCTGCGGCCGACGACTTCACGAAAGCCGCTCAGTATGCCGACGAAGCCATTGCCGGACAAGCGCTGACGTTGTCGTTCCGGGATCTGTTTTTCCCGGGCAACGAAGTGAACGAAGAGGTGCTGTTCTCGGTCCAGTACGACATCGCGTCCATTCAGGACCCGCTCGACGACGGCAACATGCAGAACTACTACTTCGGGCCATACTTAGGTGGTGAGGGGCAACAGAACGGCTATCCCTATCGCTCCTACATGCTGGTGCCGACCATGTACACGTTCGATTTGTTCACCGAAAACGACAGCCGTTTCGATAACTCGTTCATGGTCTATTTCTACGACCGGTACTACGACTATTACGACCGGAACGAAAGCCTGGGCGACCTCAACATCCGGTACTACTACGTGCCGAAGTGGGAACTGGACGACACCACGGCCTGGCGTGCCGCCGATCTGGAACATCGTGCCAACACAGAACTGCGCCCGTATTCAGCGGCCTGGGAAGCTTCAAACTCGACCGTTCTGGACGCCGCCACGCCCATCGTCAGCAAATTCGACGACCCGACGGCGCGTTTCTCGGGAAGCGGCAGCAGCACACGCGACATCTACCTGGCGCGACTGGCCGAAACGTACCTGATTGCCGCGGAGGCCTACTTCAAAACGGGTAACCTGGGAACCGCCGCCGAGCGCATCAACGAAGTGCGTCGCCGCGCCGCCAAGCCAGGTACCGAAAGTGAGATGATGATTACGGCCGCCGATGTCGACATCGACTTCATCTTGGACGAACGCGGCCGCGAGCTGCTGGGCGAATACCACCGCTGGAATGACCTGAAACGGACGGGCACGCTGGTAGAACGGACCGAACTTTACAACCGCGACATCCGCGCGATTGTCAACTCAGGACTTGATCCATTCCGGGGCACCAACGGAGCGCTGAAAATTCTGCGCCCGATTCCACAGAACGCCATCGACCTGAACGACGCAGACGTCAGTCAGAATCCGGGGTATTAA